Part of the Gammaproteobacteria bacterium genome, GCGACAATGTCAGCATCAAGGTCAAGCTGATTGGCCCCATTGCCATGGAAGAAGGGCTGCGTTTCGCCATCCGCGAAGGCGGCCGCACCGTGGGCGCGGGCGTGGTGTCGAAAATCATAGAGTAAGTCAGAAACCGCAAGCGGCCGCCACCGCTGCCCTGTGCGTCGGTGGCGGATGAGTTGGTGCTTGTAGCTTCTCCAAAATTCAGGCCAGTAGCTCAATTGGCAGAGCGGCGGTCTCCAAAACCGCAGGTTGGGGGTTCGATTCCCTCCTGGCCTGCCATTAACGGACAAGTTGCCTTTATATCATGGCAGACAAAATCAAATGGCTGGTTGCGGCGCTGCTGCTGGCGGGTGGCATCGCCGCTTTCTATTA contains:
- a CDS encoding elongation factor Tu, with product DNVSIKVKLIGPIAMEEGLRFAIREGGRTVGAGVVSKIIE